A window of the Lactuca sativa cultivar Salinas chromosome 5, Lsat_Salinas_v11, whole genome shotgun sequence genome harbors these coding sequences:
- the LOC111908268 gene encoding PLASMODESMATA CALLOSE-BINDING PROTEIN 1 produces MAILVVSMLILSMAAHSSGNWCVCKKGGQDKVLQQAIDYACGNGADCTQTHDGGKCFNPDTVMDHCNYAVNSYFQNKNQAPGSCDFSGAAMVVTADPSSNGCTFPTSASGTTGSTTNTRSPGSTSTSPYGNNPSGVLGGGMGGGLGPSASSMDTDVSHGGRQETNIFGFFAIIVGVGAFMLTWG; encoded by the exons ATGGCTATTTTGGTTGTGTCTATGCTCATATTATCTATGGCTGCTCATTCAA GTGGAAACTGGTGTGTGTGTAAGAAAGGTGGACAAGATAAGGTGCTTCAGCAAGCGATAGACTACGCATGTGGAAATGGAGCAGACTGCACTCAAACTCATGATGGTGGCAAATGTTTCAATCCGGACACGGTGATGGACCACTGTAACTATGCGGTTAACAGCTATTTCCAAAACAAAAATCAGGCCCCTGGTTCATGTGATTTCTCCGGTGCAGCTATGGTGGTCACCGCCGATCCAa gTTCCAATGGATGTACTTTTCCTACTTCTGCCAG TGGTACAACTGGATCAACAACCAACACAAGATCACCGGGTTCCACCTCCACTTCCCCGTACGGAAACAACCCATCTGGCGTATTAGGTGGCGGAATGGGAGGAGGGTTGGGCCCATCTGCGTCCAGCATGGACACAGATGTCAGCCACGGTGGACGTCAAGAAACCAACATTTTTGGTTTCTTTGCTATCATCGTAGGTGTGGGAGCTTTTATGCTTACTTGGGGTTGA
- the LOC111908265 gene encoding DNAJ protein JJJ1 homolog isoform X2: MDSSEKRCLYEVLGVHRDCTADEIRSAYRKLALQRHPDKLVKSGVSEAEATASFQELVNAYEVLSDAKERAWYDSHRSQILFSSSNSNNSSPAIVPDLFGFFSNSVFSGYSDKGTGFYKVYSDVFDKIYRNELNFAKKLGLGDVVKEAPLMGNLDSPYAQVNAFYGYWLGFVTVMDFVWADQYDAMAGPNRKSRRLMEEENKKTRKKARREFNDTVRGLAEFVKKRDKRVIDMQVKRNEEIERKKEEERLKKKEMEREKAERARAYEEPEWAKVEDDEISEYEEEIEKKNELYCVACGKKFKSDKQWKNHERSKKHKEKIAALREVFGDEDRENKYTEEVASDKDEFASADEVHEEVDNLKNPFAGGYENKDYDQESELTEDEENVDVDNGGKGRKPVAPFKKAYIEVEDEEVDLMEYNNNKKSRRKKGNQKEKNRTAEEEEEEKHQNNGNDDHDQPSSSSQLHSENVDKDDKGDNVPSQSINVSKQAPTKKVANKKETAPKSKNASKGRKQKGTSKSSSLTCDTCGEDFESRNKLHKHLSDSGHATLKSR; this comes from the exons ATGGATTCTTCGGAGAAGAGGTGCCTGTATGAAGTCCTTGGTGTCCACCGCGACTGTACCGCAGACGAGATCCGATCGGCTTACAGAAAGCTCGCCCTCCAGCGTCACCCGGACAAACTCGTCAAGTCCGGCGTCTCTGAAGCCGAAGCGACCGCCTCTTTTCAGGAGCTTGTCAACGCTTACGAAGTTCTCTCAGACGCGAAAGAACGTGCGTGGTACGATTCTCACCGTTCTCAAATCCTGTTCTCCAGTTCAAATTCTAATAATTCATCCCCCGCAATCGTACCTGATCTCTTCGGATTCTTCTCAAATTCTGTTTTCTCCGGCTATTCTGATAAAGGCACTGGGTTTTATAAGGTTTATAGCGATGTGTTTGATAAAATCTATCGAAATGAATTGAATTTTGCGAAGAAGTTAGGGTTAGGAGATGTGGTGAAAGAGGCGCCTTTGATGGGCAATTTGGATAGTCCGTATGCACAGGTGAATGCGTTTTACGGATATTGGTTAGGCTTTGTAACGGTGATGGATTTTGTTTGGGCTGATCAGTACGATGCCATGGCTGGACCGAATAGGAAGTCCAGGAGGTTGATGGAAGAGGAGAACAAGAAGACCAGGAAGAAGGCAAGGAGAGAGTTCAATGACACAGTCAGAGGCTTAGCAGAGTTTGTGAAGAAGAGGGACAAGAGAGTGATTGATATGCAGGTGAAGAGGAATGAGGAGATAGAGAGGAAGAAAGAGGAAGAGaggttgaagaagaaggagatggaGAGGGAAAAGGCTGAACGAGCAAGGGCCTATGAGGAGCCTGAATGGGCAAAGGTGGAGGATGATGAGATCAGTGAGTATGAGGAGGAAATTGAGAAGAAGAATGAGCTGTATTGTGTGGCTTGTGGGAAGAAGTTTAAAAGTGATAAACAATGGAAGAATCATGAGAGATCGAAGAAGCATAAGGAAAAGATTGCAGCTTTGAGGGAAGTATTTGGAGATGAAGATAGAGAAAACAAGTATACTGAGGAAGTCGCAAGTGATAAAGATGAGTTTGCATCAGCTGATGAGGTCCATGAAGAGGTTGACAACCTCAAGAATCCATTTGCAGGTGGCTATGAAAATAAAGATTACGATCAAGAAAGTGAATTGACTGAGGATGAAGAAAATGTTGATGTTGATAATGGTGGAAAAGGAAGGAAGCCAGTGGCTCCTTTTAAGAAAGCTTATAttgaggttgaagatgaagaggtAGACTTGATGGAGTATAATAATAACAAGAAGAGTAGAAGAAAGAAGGGAAATCAGAAAGAAAAAAATAGAAcagctgaagaagaagaagaagaaaagcacCAAAATAATGGTAATGATGATCATGATCagccatcatcatcatctcagctTCATTCAGAAAATGTGGACAAAGATGATAAAGGTGATAATGTCCCTTCTCAAAGTATTAATGTCTCAAAACAAGCTCCAACAAAAAAGGTTGCCAATAAAAAGGAGACAGCTCCCAAATCAAAAAATGCATCTAAAGGAAGAAAACAGAAG GGAACATCAAAAAGTTCTAGCCTTACATGTGACACTTGTGGAGAAGATTTTGAATCAAG GAATAAGTTGCACAAACATTTGAGTGACTCGGGTCATGCTACACTCAAATCTCGATGA
- the LOC111908265 gene encoding DNAJ protein JJJ1 homolog isoform X1: MDSSEKRCLYEVLGVHRDCTADEIRSAYRKLALQRHPDKLVKSGVSEAEATASFQELVNAYEVLSDAKERAWYDSHRSQILFSSSNSNNSSPAIVPDLFGFFSNSVFSGYSDKGTGFYKVYSDVFDKIYRNELNFAKKLGLGDVVKEAPLMGNLDSPYAQVNAFYGYWLGFVTVMDFVWADQYDAMAGPNRKSRRLMEEENKKTRKKARREFNDTVRGLAEFVKKRDKRVIDMQVKRNEEIERKKEEERLKKKEMEREKAERARAYEEPEWAKVEDDEISEYEEEIEKKNELYCVACGKKFKSDKQWKNHERSKKHKEKIAALREVFGDEDRENKYTEEVASDKDEFASADEVHEEVDNLKNPFAGGYENKDYDQESELTEDEENVDVDNGGKGRKPVAPFKKAYIEVEDEEVDLMEYNNNKKSRRKKGNQKEKNRTAEEEEEEKHQNNGNDDHDQPSSSSQLHSENVDKDDKGDNVPSQSINVSKQAPTKKVANKKETAPKSKNASKGRKQKVGTSKSSSLTCDTCGEDFESRNKLHKHLSDSGHATLKSR, encoded by the exons ATGGATTCTTCGGAGAAGAGGTGCCTGTATGAAGTCCTTGGTGTCCACCGCGACTGTACCGCAGACGAGATCCGATCGGCTTACAGAAAGCTCGCCCTCCAGCGTCACCCGGACAAACTCGTCAAGTCCGGCGTCTCTGAAGCCGAAGCGACCGCCTCTTTTCAGGAGCTTGTCAACGCTTACGAAGTTCTCTCAGACGCGAAAGAACGTGCGTGGTACGATTCTCACCGTTCTCAAATCCTGTTCTCCAGTTCAAATTCTAATAATTCATCCCCCGCAATCGTACCTGATCTCTTCGGATTCTTCTCAAATTCTGTTTTCTCCGGCTATTCTGATAAAGGCACTGGGTTTTATAAGGTTTATAGCGATGTGTTTGATAAAATCTATCGAAATGAATTGAATTTTGCGAAGAAGTTAGGGTTAGGAGATGTGGTGAAAGAGGCGCCTTTGATGGGCAATTTGGATAGTCCGTATGCACAGGTGAATGCGTTTTACGGATATTGGTTAGGCTTTGTAACGGTGATGGATTTTGTTTGGGCTGATCAGTACGATGCCATGGCTGGACCGAATAGGAAGTCCAGGAGGTTGATGGAAGAGGAGAACAAGAAGACCAGGAAGAAGGCAAGGAGAGAGTTCAATGACACAGTCAGAGGCTTAGCAGAGTTTGTGAAGAAGAGGGACAAGAGAGTGATTGATATGCAGGTGAAGAGGAATGAGGAGATAGAGAGGAAGAAAGAGGAAGAGaggttgaagaagaaggagatggaGAGGGAAAAGGCTGAACGAGCAAGGGCCTATGAGGAGCCTGAATGGGCAAAGGTGGAGGATGATGAGATCAGTGAGTATGAGGAGGAAATTGAGAAGAAGAATGAGCTGTATTGTGTGGCTTGTGGGAAGAAGTTTAAAAGTGATAAACAATGGAAGAATCATGAGAGATCGAAGAAGCATAAGGAAAAGATTGCAGCTTTGAGGGAAGTATTTGGAGATGAAGATAGAGAAAACAAGTATACTGAGGAAGTCGCAAGTGATAAAGATGAGTTTGCATCAGCTGATGAGGTCCATGAAGAGGTTGACAACCTCAAGAATCCATTTGCAGGTGGCTATGAAAATAAAGATTACGATCAAGAAAGTGAATTGACTGAGGATGAAGAAAATGTTGATGTTGATAATGGTGGAAAAGGAAGGAAGCCAGTGGCTCCTTTTAAGAAAGCTTATAttgaggttgaagatgaagaggtAGACTTGATGGAGTATAATAATAACAAGAAGAGTAGAAGAAAGAAGGGAAATCAGAAAGAAAAAAATAGAAcagctgaagaagaagaagaagaaaagcacCAAAATAATGGTAATGATGATCATGATCagccatcatcatcatctcagctTCATTCAGAAAATGTGGACAAAGATGATAAAGGTGATAATGTCCCTTCTCAAAGTATTAATGTCTCAAAACAAGCTCCAACAAAAAAGGTTGCCAATAAAAAGGAGACAGCTCCCAAATCAAAAAATGCATCTAAAGGAAGAAAACAGAAGGTG GGAACATCAAAAAGTTCTAGCCTTACATGTGACACTTGTGGAGAAGATTTTGAATCAAG GAATAAGTTGCACAAACATTTGAGTGACTCGGGTCATGCTACACTCAAATCTCGATGA
- the LOC111908267 gene encoding AT-hook motif nuclear-localized protein 16 — MAGGGDLSAITKTGEHAVRRPRGRPAGSKNKPKPPIIITRDSANTLRAHAMEVSPGCDVVESLATFARRKQQGIWVLSAAGFVSNVMLRQPSPSPAGPGNGPVVTLHGRFEILSLIGSVLPPPAPPGVAGLAIYLVGPQGQVVGGAIAGPLMASGPVVIMAATFMNATFDRLPMDKEEVVVAPTAHDHHHHHRVIGVPDVYGNPQSLLSNTALPPPEIYTWSTGRPLSKT; from the coding sequence ATGGCTGGCGGTGGTGACCTTAGTGCAATTACAAAAACCGGTGAACATGCGGTGAGAAGGCCACGAGGGCGACCCGCCGGGTCAAAAAACAAGCCGAAACCGCCCATCATCATAACACGAGACAGTGCTAACACGTTGCGGGCCCATGCCATGGAGGTGAGCCCGGGGTGTGATGTTGTTGAAAGCTTAGCCACTTTTGCTAGGAGGAAGCAGCAAGGGATTTGGGTGTTGAGTGCAGCTGGCTTTGTCAGCAACGTGATGCTGAGACAACCGTCCCCATCACCGGCTGGTCCGGGTAACGGACCAGTTGTCACTCTTCATGGACGTTTTGAGATTTTATCGTTGATTGGTTCGGTGTTGCCACCGCCAGCCCCGCCCGGTGTAGCAGGGTTGGCTATTTACTTAGTTGGTCCGCAGGGCCAGGTGGTGGGTGGGGCCATTGCAGGTCCACTTATGGCATCGGGACCGGTTGTCATCATGGCGGCTACTTTTATGAATGCAACTTTTGATAGGTTGCCGATGGACAAAGAGGAGGTAGTTGTTGCCCCAACTGCACacgatcaccaccaccaccatcgtgtTATCGGTGTTCCCGATGTTTATGGGAACCCACAAAGCTTGCTTTCTAACACGGCTCTCCCTCCTCCTGAGATTTATACTTGGTCAACTGGTCGACCGTTGTCTAAGACATGA
- the LOC111908266 gene encoding glycerophosphodiester phosphodiesterase GDPD6, with translation MNSSSCAIITFLLLFIGCSSRPLYPLPSHDEKTKIPLQTFRPFNVAHRGSNGELPEETAPSYLRAIEEGTDFIETDILVSKDGVLMCHHDVILDDTTDVLDHIQFADRKRTYEVEGANMTGLFIFDFTLEELKTLRAKQRFSFRDQQYNGKFPIITFEEYIQIAINAPRVVGIYPEIKNPVLMNQHVKWPKGKRFEDVFVEILKKYGYKGSYMSKEWLKQPCFIQSFAPSSLVHIHNKTDLPKIFLIDDVDVRTQDTNQTYQEITSDRYFNYIKEFVVGIGPWKDTIVPVIDNYIETPTDLVDRAHAYNLQVHPYTFRNENKYLHFNFSEDPYIEYDYWINTIGVDGLFTDFTGSLHRYQEWTCPSSSDNRDATKLLQKISSMIVKYELPRRT, from the exons ATGAATTCATCCA GTTGTGCCATCATTACTTTTCTGCTACTCTTTATCGGATGTTCTTCAAGGCCACTCTACCCGCTTCCAAGTCATGAtgaaaagacgaaaatacccCTACAAACTTTTCGTCCATTTAACGTTGCACATCGGGGTTCAAATGGAGAACTCCCAGAAGAAACTGCTCCTTCTTACTTG AGGGCAATTGAAGAAGGAACAGACTTCATAGAAACAGATATTTTAGTTAGCAAAGATGGTGTTCTTATGTGTCACCATGATGTTATTCTTGATGACACAACCGATGTTTTAGATCATATACAGTTTGCAGATAGAAAAAGAACCTATGAAGTTGAAGGAGCTAACATGACTGGATTGTTCATAT TTGATTTTACATTAGAAGAACTAAAAACATTGAGGGCAAAACAGAGGTTTTCATTCCGTGATCAGCAATATAATG GTAAGTTTCCCATTATAACCTTCGAAGAGTACATTCAAATTGCAATAAATGCACCGAGGGTTGTTGGAATATATCCTGAAATTAAAAACCCTGTTTTGATGAACCAACAT gTGAAATGGCCAAAAGGGAAAagatttgaagatgtttttgtGGAAATTCTTAAGAAGTATGGATATAAAGGTTCTTATATGTCAAAAGAATGGCTTAAACAGCCTTGTTTTATTCAGTCGTTTGCCCCATCATCACTTGTTCATATCCACAACAAAACCGATCTACCAAAGATTTTTCTCATTGATGACGTGGACGTAAGAACCCAGGACACAAATCAG ACGTATCAGGAAATCACTTCCGATCGTTATTTCAACTATATCAAGGAATTTGTCGTCGGAATTGGCCCATGGAAGGATACAATTGTTCCCGTGATAGATAACTACATCGAAACGCCGACTGATCTCGTGGATAGAGCACACGCATATAATCTACAG GTGCACCCATACACATTTCGCAACGAAAACAAGTACTTGCATTTCAATTTCTCCGAAGATCCGTATATTGAATACGATTACTGGATAAACACCATTGGAGTCGACGGCCTTTTTACCGATTTCACCGGCAGCCTCCACCGTTACCAGGAGTGGACCTGCCCCAGTTCTTCCGATAACCGCGACGCCACCAAACTGTTACAAAAGATTTCTTCCATGATCGTGAAATACGAGCTGCCTAGGAGAACATAG